A single window of Melospiza georgiana isolate bMelGeo1 chromosome 6, bMelGeo1.pri, whole genome shotgun sequence DNA harbors:
- the GOLGA5 gene encoding golgin subfamily A member 5 produces MSWLADLAGKAEDLLNRVDQGAASALSKKDTSSSAVYDKKNLDSANEYSEVHQHTGELKYQSSSKAAYISSAAENIKHQKATILAGTANIKAARRTSSEAASPVENASTPRAASHFVRRKKSEPDDELLFDFLNSSEKEPNGRIDSKKEKSKAPVLQNHSRTSSISSVSTSTQSAKTTEDNSIRSQGNETPDSSDSGLGAQGNDGLKDSSPSAVTSPSPSASDDSKSHELSNLRLENQLLRNEVQSLNQEVASLIQRSKETQEELTKSREKVEKWNVDHSKSDRMVRELQARVDDLTEAVGAKDSQLAVLKVRLQEADQLLSARTEALEALQSEKSRIIQDHSEGSSLQNQALQTLQERLRDADSALKREQESYKQMQNEFAARLSKVEAERQHLAEGITAAERKYLDEKRRADELQQQVKVTKSHLESAKQELTDYKQKATRILQSKEKLINSLKEGSGIEGLDSNTASTVELEELRHERDTQREEIQKLMGQIQQMRAELQDMETQQVSEAESVREQLQDLQEQISAQKMAKQEAEAELERQKQELRYTEEELYRTKNTLQSRIKDREEEIQKLRNQLTNKTLSSSSQTELENRLHQLTETLIQKQTMLESLSTEKNSLVYQLERLEQQLKAVQGTSANGPSINMAGIDGAEGARLRSVPVLFGDADAGAAGMYGRVRKAASTIDQFSIRLGIFLRRYPIARVFVIIYMALLHLWVMIVLLTYTPEMHHDSPSGR; encoded by the exons ATGTCTTGGCTCGCTGATCTCGCTGGAAAGGCAGAGGATCTGCTCAACAGAGTTGATCAAGGAGCTGCATCAGCTCTGAGCAAAAAAGACACATCAAGCAGTGCAGTTTATGATAAGAAGAACTTGGACTCTGCCAATGAGTATTCTGAAGTGCACCAGCATACTGGAGAACTGAAATACCAGAGCTCATCCAAAGCAGCCTACAtctcctcagcagctgaaaATATTAAACACCAAAAGGCCACAATCCTGGCAGGAACAGCAAATATTAAAGCAGCACGTAGGACATCCTCAGAGGCAGCTTCTCCAGTAGAAAATGCTTccacacccagagctgcctcacATTTTGTGAGAAGAAAAAAGTCAGAACCTGATGACGAGTTGCTGTTTGATTTTCTCAACAGTTCAGAGAAAGAACCTAATGGAAGGATAGACTCTAAAAAGGAGAAGAGCAAGGCACCTGTTCTTCAGAATCACTCTCGGACTTCAAGCATTAGTTCTGTGTCTACCAGTACACAGAGTGCAAAAACTACTGAGGATAATTCCATCAGGAGCCAAGGCAATG AAACTCCAGACAGTTCAGACTCTGGCCTGGGAGCCCAAGGGAATGATGGCCTGAAGGATTCATCACCAAGTGCAgtcaccagccccagcccttcAGCCAGTGATGATTCCAAATCCCATGAGCTGTCCAACCTTCGCCTGGAGAACCAGCTGCTGCGAAATGAGGTTCAGTCTTTAAATCAAGAAGTGGCTTCATTGATACAGAGGTCCAAAGAAACACAAGAAG AACTGACCAAATCCCGGGAGAAGGTGGAGAAGTGGAATGTTGACCATTCCAAGAGTGACAGGATGGTTAGAGAGCTTCAGGCTCGGGTGGATGATCTGACAGAAGCTGTTGGTGCCAAAGATtcccagctggctgtgctgaaaGTACGGCTGCAGGAAGCTGATCAGCTCCTGAGTGCTCGGACAGAAGCTTTAGAGGCACTGCAGAGTGAAAAATCACG GATAATACAAGACCACAGTGAAGGAAGCAGTTTACAAAATCAAGCCCTTCAGACTCTTCAGGAGAGGCTGCGTGATGCAGACTCTGCACTCAAGCGAGAGCAAGAAAGTTACAAACAAATGCAG AATGAGTTTGCGGCTCGTCTGAGTAAAGTGGAAGCAGAACGTCAGCACCTGGCAGAAGGGATAACTGCAGCAGAGAGGAAGTatttagatgagaagaggcgaGCTGATGAGCTTCAGCAGCAAGTCAAAGTAACCAAAAGCCACCTGGAATCTGCAAAACAGGAGCTGACAGACTATAAACAGAAAGCTACTCGCATTCTCCAA TCTAAGGAAAAGTTGATAAACAGCTTAAAAGAAGGCTCTGGTATTGAAGGCCTGGATAGCAATACAGCAAGCACGGTGGAACTGGAGGAACTGAGACACGAGAGAGACACTCAGAGGGAAGAAATACAGAAACTGATGGGGCAAATACAACAgatgagagcagagctgcag GACATGGAGACACAGCAGGTAAGCGAAGCTGAGTCGGTGAGAGAGCAGCTTCAAGACCTGCAAGAGCAAATATCAGCACAAAAAATGGCCAAGCAGGAGGCAGAAGCTGAACTAGAACGGCAGAAACAG GAACTTCGTTATACTGAAGAAGAACTGTATCGGACAAAGAATACTTTGCAAAGCAGAATAAAAGACAGAGAGGAAGAAATTCAGAAGCTCAGAAATCAG CTGACAAACAAGACTCTAAGCAGTAGTAGTCAGACAGAATTGGAGAATCGGCTTCACCAGCTGACAGAAACACTAATTCAGAAGCAAACCATGTTAGAGAGCCTGAGCACAGAGAAAAATTCCCTGGTGTACCAGCTGGAACGGCTcgagcagcagctgaaggctgTCCAAGGCACAAGTGCCAATGGACCTTCCATTAACATGGCAGGCATTGATGGTGCTGAAG GGGCTCGCCTGCGCAGCGTCCCTGTCCTGTTCGGCGACGCCGACGCCGGCGCGGCGGGGATGTACGGGAGGGTGCGCAAGGCTGCCAGCACCATCGACCAGTTCAg CATTCGGCTGGGAATCTTTCTGAGGCGATACCCCATAGCACGAGTCTTTGTCATCATTTACATG gcCTTGCTTCACCTCTGGGTTATGATTGTGCTCCTTACCTACACCCCAGAAATGCATCATGACAGTCCCAGTGGCAGGTAG